The Thermosynechococcus sp. genome has a segment encoding these proteins:
- a CDS encoding DUF2256 domain-containing protein, with translation MAKQRRKADFPSKICIVCGRPFQWRKKWAACWEEVKYCSERCRRRRSQIQS, from the coding sequence ATGGCCAAGCAACGTCGCAAAGCGGACTTTCCTAGCAAAATTTGTATCGTCTGTGGCCGTCCTTTCCAGTGGCGCAAAAAGTGGGCAGCTTGTTGGGAAGAAGTTAAATATTGCTCCGAGCGCTGTCGGCGGCGGCGATCGCAAATTCAATCATAA
- a CDS encoding YadA-like family protein, translating into MGFANQAGTTAHWGLLTKPKGHSTAMGFANQAVGNNSTAVGFANFAQTDDSSAMGFANQALGARSTAMGFANQAVGNNSTAVGFANFAQTDDSSAMGFANQALGARSTAMGFVNQANAANATAVGMQNSANALNATAMGMQNNYDPSTNTYFTPGQRSTAVGFQNQAQGDDSTAMGRSNTAQLRGTAVGFQNQAQGDDSTAVGSANQAQGNDSTAMGRSNTAQLRGTAVGFQNQAQGDDSTAVGSANQAQGNDSTAVGSANQAQGNDSTAMGRSNTAQLRGTAVGFQNQAQGDDSTAVGSNNQAIGARSIAIGRASLANADDSTAIGQNAQVTASNSVAIGAGSVATAPNVVSVGAPGQERKIVNVAPGIIAPTSTDAINGSQLSALINQLFATGICSITGATVTCGNIALGNGATPVGGGAIAIGNNAATNANNAIALGPSSQALHPNSVAIGAGSVTTAPNTVSVGAPGAERRITNVATPILPTDAVNKAYVDGIGAVALGAANAYTDAQINQLRGEAFAGIASAAALLPVVPARSGETTFNIGFGSYGGYSAVGMAMAHQAGPVVIDAGASFSSAGSPLVRLGLGFRF; encoded by the coding sequence ATGGGGTTTGCTAACCAAGCTGGGACAACAGCACACTGGGGTTTGTTAACCAAGCCCAAGGGACACAGCACAGCAATGGGGTTTGCTAACCAAGCTGTAGGGAACAACAGCACAGCTGTGGGGTTTGCTAACTTTGCCCAAACGGACGATAGCAGCGCAATGGGGTTTGCTAACCAAGCTCTAGGAGCCAGGAGCACAGCAATGGGGTTTGCTAACCAAGCTGTAGGGAACAACAGCACAGCTGTGGGGTTTGCTAACTTTGCCCAAACGGACGATAGCAGCGCAATGGGGTTTGCTAACCAAGCTCTAGGAGCCAGGAGCACAGCAATGGGGTTTGTTAACCAAGCCAATGCCGCCAATGCCACAGCCGTGGGGATGCAGAACTCAGCCAATGCTCTCAATGCCACTGCGATGGGGATGCAAAATAACTACGATCCTTCGACAAACACCTACTTTACACCCGGTCAGCGGAGCACTGCTGTCGGTTTCCAGAACCAAGCCCAAGGGGATGACAGCACGGCAATGGGGCGTAGCAACACAGCACAACTCCGTGGCACCGCTGTCGGTTTCCAAAACCAAGCCCAAGGGGACGACAGCACTGCTGTGGGTTCTGCGAACCAAGCCCAAGGGAATGACAGCACCGCAATGGGACGTAGCAACACGGCACAACTCCGTGGCACTGCTGTCGGTTTCCAAAACCAAGCCCAAGGGGACGACAGCACTGCTGTGGGTTCTGCGAACCAAGCCCAAGGGAATGACAGCACCGCTGTGGGTTCTGCGAACCAAGCCCAAGGGAATGACAGCACCGCAATGGGACGTAGCAACACGGCACAACTCCGTGGCACTGCTGTCGGTTTCCAAAACCAAGCCCAAGGGGACGACAGCACTGCTGTGGGTTCTAATAACCAAGCTATTGGGGCTCGCAGTATTGCAATTGGTCGCGCAAGCTTAGCAAATGCTGACGATAGTACTGCGATAGGTCAAAATGCCCAAGTCACTGCTTCCAACAGCGTAGCAATTGGTGCCGGCTCAGTCGCCACCGCACCAAATGTAGTTTCTGTTGGTGCTCCTGGGCAAGAGCGAAAAATAGTTAATGTTGCTCCTGGTATCATTGCACCAACAAGTACCGATGCAATTAATGGCAGCCAGCTTTCTGCGCTCATTAATCAACTATTTGCCACCGGTATTTGCTCAATTACGGGTGCAACGGTGACATGTGGAAACATTGCCTTGGGAAATGGAGCGACTCCTGTGGGAGGGGGAGCGATCGCCATCGGTAATAATGCTGCGACCAATGCCAATAACGCGATCGCCCTTGGCCCATCCTCCCAGGCCCTTCATCCCAACAGTGTGGCCATTGGTGCCGGCTCCGTCACCACCGCACCAAATACTGTTTCAGTGGGTGCCCCTGGTGCTGAACGTCGGATTACCAATGTCGCTACCCCCATTTTACCCACTGATGCCGTCAACAAAGCCTATGTTGATGGTATAGGCGCAGTGGCCCTAGGAGCTGCCAATGCCTATACCGATGCCCAAATCAATCAATTACGGGGTGAAGCTTTTGCGGGTATTGCTTCTGCGGCTGCCCTATTGCCCGTTGTGCCGGCGCGCTCTGGTGAAACAACCTTCAACATTGGGTTTGGGTCTTATGGCGGCTATAGTGCCGTAGGCATGGCGATGGCCCATCAAGCAGGCCCAGTGGTCATTGATGCTGGCGCCAGTTTCTCGAGTGCCGGATCGCCGCTGGTTCGCCTGGGTCTTGGTTTTCGGTTTTAG
- a CDS encoding serine hydrolase, which translates to MTFFQANTYLTDLVMRTLQGTWQHFPWLGQEDIALTLLVYPPPIPVNTGGALTATEFWQYPIPGAHYRGDVPMYPASVVKLFYLVACHEWLHSGMLQPDAELERAMRDMIVDSSNDATSLVVDMLTGTTSGPVLPPEPFRTWQYQRNIVNRYFQSFGWPELTPINVNQKTWCDGPYGREQEFVGRDRRNANRLTTNATAKLIHSIVGGVAVSASASQAMMALMERSLDPELLAEDPENQVQGFLGEGLPPGARLWSKAGLTSWVRHDAAYIELPDRCPYTLVVFTENSTASRNTEVLPFICRQIASGIPPLEGAGVL; encoded by the coding sequence ATGACCTTTTTTCAGGCCAACACCTATCTCACGGATCTGGTGATGCGGACGCTCCAAGGGACATGGCAACACTTTCCTTGGCTAGGACAAGAGGACATTGCCCTGACCTTGCTGGTGTATCCACCACCCATTCCCGTGAATACGGGCGGAGCGCTTACGGCAACAGAATTTTGGCAGTACCCGATTCCCGGCGCTCACTATCGCGGCGATGTGCCGATGTACCCGGCCAGTGTGGTGAAACTGTTTTATCTTGTGGCCTGTCATGAGTGGCTCCACAGTGGCATGCTTCAGCCAGATGCGGAATTGGAACGCGCCATGCGGGATATGATTGTGGATTCCAGCAACGATGCCACCAGCCTAGTGGTGGATATGCTCACGGGAACCACCAGTGGCCCCGTGCTGCCGCCGGAGCCCTTTCGGACGTGGCAATACCAGCGCAATATCGTCAATCGCTATTTTCAGTCCTTTGGGTGGCCAGAGCTAACGCCTATCAACGTGAATCAAAAAACATGGTGCGATGGCCCCTATGGACGAGAGCAGGAATTTGTCGGGCGCGATCGCCGCAATGCCAATCGTCTGACCACCAATGCCACGGCTAAGTTAATCCACAGTATTGTTGGCGGCGTTGCGGTTTCTGCCAGCGCCAGTCAAGCGATGATGGCACTGATGGAGCGATCGCTCGATCCAGAGCTTTTGGCTGAGGATCCAGAAAACCAAGTGCAGGGCTTTTTGGGGGAAGGGCTACCTCCGGGGGCAAGGCTGTGGTCAAAGGCGGGACTCACCAGTTGGGTGCGCCATGATGCGGCCTACATTGAACTACCGGATCGCTGCCCCTATACCTTGGTGGTCTTTACGGAAAATTCCACTGCCAGTAGAAATACAGAGGTACTGCCCTTCATTTGCCGTCAGATTGCCAGTGGCATTCCCCCCCTAGAGGGCGCCGGAGTACTGTAG
- a CDS encoding adenylate/guanylate cyclase domain-containing protein, translating to MLPLLSHFRRTFADLGLILGASALASTVVIGIRQMGGLQPLELGAYDRLMQLRPMPGPDPRLLVVAVTEADIQRYRSLSLPDQIYAQALQNLLKHQPRAIGLDIYRDFAVPPGHEALNRLWLSSDRLFAVTKLGDAMNATIRPPAALSADQVGFNDIVVDTGGIVRRSLLFLPDDQGNTLYSFSLRLALRYLADEGIEPRASDADPSVMQLGPSIFTPLQPNDGGYVGADTAGYQIMLNYRGDQRAVTWVPLEDVLNERVAPALVRDRVVLIGNVAESGKDFFYTPFSSGQRDNQRMAGVFIHAQMVGQFIDAGLGNRALIWFWPKSVEHLWTVLWALIGAILAWRVRHPLALATAAGIALVTLLLTGYALFLKSGWIPLVPPALTFLVASGGVITYTAQQAKRQQQMVMRLLGQSISPEIAATMWERRDQLLKEGKLPGQRLIATLLFTDLKGFSTISEQMEPEELFNWLNVYLEKVADVVHRYHGVINKFTGDGIMAVFGVPIQRTSREGIAIDARNAVDCALALGNLLEELNREWAAQGLPQMMMRAGIYTGPIVVGSLGSKNRLEYGVIGDSVNTASRLESVDKHRQPGPCRILVAEETLQYLGDRYEVEPWGPLPLKGKERKIKVFRILGRRSGLALGPNQSTAIELEI from the coding sequence ATGCTGCCCCTATTGTCCCACTTCCGCCGCACCTTTGCCGATCTGGGGTTGATTCTTGGCGCCAGTGCCCTGGCCAGCACCGTGGTGATTGGCATTCGCCAAATGGGTGGGCTCCAGCCGTTGGAATTGGGTGCCTACGATCGCCTGATGCAATTGCGCCCCATGCCCGGCCCCGATCCGCGACTATTGGTGGTGGCAGTCACCGAAGCCGATATTCAACGTTACCGATCTCTGTCGCTACCGGATCAAATCTACGCCCAAGCCCTGCAAAACCTTCTCAAACATCAACCCCGTGCAATTGGTCTGGATATTTACCGCGACTTTGCTGTACCGCCGGGGCATGAGGCATTAAACCGCCTTTGGCTAAGTTCCGATCGCCTGTTTGCCGTCACCAAGCTGGGGGATGCCATGAACGCCACGATTCGTCCTCCCGCTGCCCTGAGTGCGGATCAAGTGGGGTTTAACGATATTGTGGTTGACACGGGTGGCATTGTCCGTCGCAGTTTGTTGTTTTTGCCAGACGATCAGGGGAATACCCTGTACTCCTTTTCCTTGCGCCTTGCCCTGCGGTATCTGGCCGATGAAGGAATAGAGCCGCGGGCCAGTGATGCCGATCCCAGTGTAATGCAGCTAGGACCGAGCATTTTTACTCCCCTGCAACCCAATGATGGCGGTTATGTGGGGGCGGATACAGCGGGCTATCAGATTATGCTCAATTATCGCGGTGATCAGCGGGCAGTGACATGGGTGCCCCTAGAGGATGTCCTCAATGAGCGGGTTGCTCCTGCGTTGGTTCGCGATCGCGTGGTTCTCATTGGCAACGTTGCCGAAAGTGGCAAAGATTTTTTCTATACGCCCTTTAGTTCCGGCCAGCGGGACAATCAGCGGATGGCGGGGGTATTTATCCATGCCCAAATGGTGGGGCAATTCATTGACGCGGGTTTGGGGAATCGGGCGCTTATTTGGTTTTGGCCCAAAAGTGTTGAGCACCTTTGGACTGTACTTTGGGCATTGATCGGTGCAATTTTGGCTTGGCGAGTGCGCCATCCCTTAGCCCTGGCAACCGCTGCGGGAATTGCATTAGTGACCCTACTCCTCACCGGCTACGCCCTGTTTCTTAAGTCGGGGTGGATTCCCCTGGTCCCACCCGCATTGACCTTCCTGGTTGCCAGTGGGGGAGTCATTACCTATACCGCCCAGCAAGCCAAACGGCAACAGCAAATGGTGATGCGCCTCCTTGGCCAGAGTATCTCCCCGGAAATTGCAGCAACGATGTGGGAACGGCGCGATCAACTCCTCAAGGAGGGCAAGTTGCCCGGCCAGCGCCTGATTGCCACGCTCCTTTTTACCGACTTAAAGGGGTTCAGTACCATCTCTGAACAAATGGAGCCGGAGGAGCTGTTTAACTGGCTCAATGTCTATTTGGAAAAAGTGGCCGATGTGGTGCACCGCTACCACGGCGTCATTAACAAGTTCACCGGCGATGGCATTATGGCCGTATTCGGAGTTCCCATTCAGCGCACGAGTCGCGAAGGAATTGCTATTGATGCTCGGAATGCAGTGGATTGCGCCTTAGCCCTGGGCAACCTCCTGGAGGAACTCAACCGTGAATGGGCGGCCCAGGGGCTACCGCAGATGATGATGCGCGCTGGCATTTACACCGGGCCCATTGTTGTTGGCAGTTTGGGGAGCAAGAACCGCCTAGAGTACGGAGTGATTGGGGATAGCGTGAATACGGCCTCCCGCCTTGAAAGTGTAGACAAGCACCGGCAACCTGGTCCCTGTCGAATTTTAGTGGCCGAAGAAACCTTGCAGTACCTGGGCGATCGCTACGAAGTTGAACCCTGGGGACCGTTGCCCCTGAAGGGTAAAGAGCGCAAAATCAAAGTCTTTCGGATTCTCGGCCGACGCAGCGGACTGGCCCTTGGCCCCAACCAATCCACGGCAATTGAATTGGAGATTTAG
- the psaK gene encoding photosystem I reaction center subunit PsaK: MVLATLPDTTWTPSVGLVVILCNLFAIAIGRYAIQARGKGPGLPIALPALFEGFGLPELLATTSFGHLLAAGVVSGLQYSGAL; this comes from the coding sequence ATGGTGTTAGCCACGCTCCCCGATACCACTTGGACGCCCTCTGTGGGGTTGGTGGTGATCCTCTGCAACCTGTTTGCGATCGCCATTGGCCGCTATGCCATTCAAGCGCGGGGAAAAGGCCCCGGCTTACCCATTGCCTTGCCTGCCCTCTTTGAAGGCTTTGGTCTGCCAGAATTGCTGGCCACCACCAGCTTTGGTCACCTTTTGGCGGCTGGCGTGGTCAGTGGCCTACAGTACTCCGGCGCCCTCTAG
- the pyk gene encoding pyruvate kinase, translated as MSNQPLQRRTKIVATIGPAVSHPDKLRAIIQAGATTLRLNFSHGTHDDHQRSIRLIRQISYELGQPVGILQDLQGPKIRLGRFENGSIALKRGDRFTLTSRPIMGNQHISSITYPPLAQEVPTGATILLDDGRVEMLVEEVDKEAGELHCRVVVGGTLSNAKGVNFPGVYLSIKALTEKDREDLMFGLNQGVDWVALSFVRNPQDVLEIKELIANAGKQVPVIAKIEKHEAIEQMDAILSVCDGVMVARGDLGVELPAEDVPILQKRLIAAANRLGIPVITATQMLDSMVKSPRPTRAEISDVANAILDGTDAVMLSNETAMGDYPVEAVKMMATIAARIDNETQLRQPPLADPMVVRSIPNAISQAVGQVAAQLNAKAIITQTKSGATARNVSKFRPQIPILAATPHIEVARRLQLVWGVEPLLTLDHPSMRESFQAAINAAQERGFLEEGDLVVMTAGTLQGVSGSTDMIKVELVTSVMGRGCGIGHGSVSGPARVVRQGMPVRTFNSGEILVAERTSAELVEAIRKAAGIITEEDSLTSHAAVLGLRLGIPVIVGVKNATRLIREGTILTMDVERGLVYSGARNGGERSPE; from the coding sequence ATGTCTAACCAGCCGTTGCAACGACGCACCAAAATTGTCGCCACTATTGGCCCAGCAGTGAGTCACCCCGATAAGCTGCGCGCCATTATTCAAGCGGGAGCAACCACCCTGCGTCTAAACTTTTCCCATGGTACCCACGACGATCACCAGCGCAGCATTCGCCTGATTCGGCAAATCTCCTATGAGTTGGGTCAACCGGTGGGCATTTTGCAGGACCTGCAGGGTCCGAAGATTCGCCTTGGGCGGTTTGAAAATGGTTCAATTGCTCTAAAGCGGGGCGATCGCTTTACCCTCACGAGTCGTCCCATCATGGGCAATCAGCACATTAGCTCGATTACCTATCCCCCCTTGGCTCAGGAGGTGCCCACCGGGGCCACCATTTTGCTCGATGATGGTCGCGTGGAAATGCTGGTGGAAGAAGTAGACAAGGAGGCGGGGGAGCTCCACTGTCGAGTTGTGGTAGGGGGCACGCTCTCAAACGCCAAGGGTGTGAACTTTCCGGGGGTTTACCTCTCGATTAAAGCCTTGACAGAGAAAGATCGCGAAGATCTGATGTTTGGCCTCAATCAAGGGGTAGATTGGGTGGCTCTCAGCTTTGTTCGCAATCCCCAAGATGTACTGGAGATCAAAGAACTGATTGCCAACGCTGGGAAGCAGGTGCCAGTCATTGCCAAAATCGAAAAGCACGAGGCGATCGAGCAGATGGATGCCATTCTCTCCGTCTGTGATGGGGTCATGGTGGCCCGCGGCGATTTGGGGGTTGAATTGCCCGCCGAAGATGTCCCCATTTTGCAAAAACGGCTGATTGCCGCGGCAAACCGCCTGGGCATTCCGGTGATTACGGCTACCCAAATGCTAGACAGCATGGTCAAAAGTCCCCGCCCCACCCGTGCTGAAATTTCTGATGTTGCCAATGCCATCCTCGATGGCACCGATGCAGTGATGCTCTCCAATGAAACGGCAATGGGCGACTACCCGGTAGAAGCCGTGAAGATGATGGCCACAATTGCAGCGCGGATTGACAACGAAACCCAACTGCGCCAACCTCCCCTTGCTGACCCTATGGTGGTGCGTTCCATTCCTAATGCCATTAGCCAAGCGGTGGGACAGGTGGCGGCCCAACTCAATGCCAAGGCCATCATTACCCAAACCAAGAGCGGTGCCACCGCCCGGAATGTCTCTAAGTTTCGTCCCCAAATTCCCATTCTGGCGGCAACTCCCCACATTGAAGTGGCGCGGCGTTTGCAGTTGGTGTGGGGTGTAGAACCACTGCTGACACTGGATCATCCCTCGATGCGCGAATCCTTCCAGGCAGCGATTAATGCCGCCCAGGAGCGGGGCTTCCTTGAGGAGGGGGATCTCGTGGTCATGACGGCGGGCACGCTGCAAGGGGTTTCTGGATCCACGGATATGATCAAGGTGGAACTGGTTACCTCAGTGATGGGGCGGGGTTGTGGCATTGGCCATGGCTCTGTTAGTGGCCCTGCGCGGGTGGTACGCCAAGGGATGCCGGTGCGCACGTTTAATAGTGGAGAAATCTTGGTGGCGGAGCGCACCAGTGCTGAGTTGGTGGAAGCGATTCGCAAAGCGGCGGGCATTATTACCGAGGAGGACAGCCTCACAAGCCATGCCGCTGTCTTGGGGTTGCGGCTGGGGATTCCGGTGATTGTGGGCGTCAAAAATGCCACTCGCCTGATTCGTGAGGGCACCATCCTGACGATGGATGTGGAACGCGGCTTGGTTTATTCCGGTGCCCGCAATGGCGGGGAGCGATCGCCCGAGTAG
- a CDS encoding DUF2993 domain-containing protein: MSSTSPEMAEALVASSPVTERGLIPRVLQPALQWWLSSQLEQATGLEIEIQGGDRQLLRGYLPHVRIAAAKASYRGIQLRQAAVQAEQIQINLGQVLRGKPLKLLAPVPLRGELVLSQEDLNASLGAPLLQSGLRELLKLLHQRGLGKVGVDFQEWQLLHTQGELGTGCLKLRFSMVNAQGEQVDWHLMTHVRLQDERRLCLEKVHWQGERDIHPTVTIDLGDGVAIQELRLEAGALRVQGMICIYP, encoded by the coding sequence ATGTCGTCAACGTCGCCAGAAATGGCTGAGGCTTTGGTTGCTTCATCCCCTGTTACTGAGCGGGGGCTGATTCCACGGGTATTGCAACCGGCACTGCAGTGGTGGTTATCCTCACAGCTAGAGCAGGCAACCGGACTGGAAATTGAGATTCAAGGGGGCGATCGCCAGCTACTGCGCGGGTACTTACCGCACGTGCGCATTGCCGCCGCAAAAGCCAGTTATCGCGGGATTCAATTGCGCCAAGCGGCAGTCCAAGCAGAACAGATTCAGATTAATCTAGGGCAGGTATTGCGGGGCAAACCCCTAAAACTATTGGCACCGGTGCCGCTGCGCGGGGAACTGGTTCTCAGCCAAGAGGATCTGAACGCCTCCTTGGGGGCCCCTCTCCTGCAATCCGGCCTACGGGAACTGCTGAAATTGCTCCATCAGCGGGGCTTGGGCAAGGTGGGAGTAGATTTCCAAGAGTGGCAACTGCTGCATACGCAGGGAGAATTGGGGACTGGCTGCCTCAAACTGAGGTTCTCGATGGTAAATGCCCAAGGAGAGCAGGTGGATTGGCATCTAATGACCCATGTGCGCTTGCAGGATGAACGCAGGCTCTGCTTAGAAAAGGTGCACTGGCAAGGGGAACGTGATATTCACCCCACGGTGACCATTGATTTGGGTGATGGGGTCGCTATTCAAGAGTTGCGGCTAGAAGCGGGTGCCCTCAGGGTACAGGGAATGATTTGCATTTATCCCTAG
- a CDS encoding DUF3593 domain-containing protein — MLTNAFFALSLFPYLGFLYFMTRNPHTPRLALIGFYGTLVFVAVTIPAGLYAQRVYGTTLANVDSLHGGAEFFLTLANILIALGFRRALKESS, encoded by the coding sequence ATGCTCACGAATGCTTTTTTTGCCCTCTCACTGTTTCCCTATTTGGGGTTTTTGTACTTCATGACCCGCAACCCCCACACCCCCCGTTTAGCCCTCATTGGCTTTTATGGGACCCTGGTCTTTGTTGCCGTCACAATTCCAGCGGGCCTCTATGCCCAAAGGGTCTATGGCACAACCCTCGCCAATGTAGATAGCTTGCATGGGGGGGCAGAGTTTTTTCTGACATTGGCCAATATCCTGATTGCCTTGGGCTTTCGCCGCGCCCTCAAGGAATCGTCGTAG
- a CDS encoding phosphoribosylanthranilate isomerase: MLNSTVPAKIAVKICGLTLPEQAIAIAQMGVSALGFISVPHSPRYVSPQTIADICRQLPPSVLTVAVVANLDLEALANLVTTTGVQALQLHGSESPEFCQSVRQTLPHIVLIKALRVRSAATLAEIAAYTPIVDRILLDAYHPQQLGGTGQPFDWTLLKALHIPCPWWLAGGITPENCRQAIAQTQPQGIDLASGVERQPGVKDLGRVAALLSNLGINANHSLYPEGTRF, encoded by the coding sequence ATGCTTAACTCAACCGTCCCTGCAAAAATTGCTGTCAAAATTTGTGGCTTGACTCTGCCAGAGCAGGCGATCGCGATCGCCCAAATGGGTGTCAGTGCCCTTGGCTTTATTAGTGTTCCCCATTCGCCCCGCTACGTCAGCCCCCAAACCATTGCAGACATTTGTCGGCAGTTGCCCCCTTCCGTACTGACGGTAGCTGTCGTCGCCAATCTTGATTTAGAGGCATTAGCCAATTTAGTTACAACCACAGGGGTACAAGCGCTACAGCTCCATGGCAGTGAATCCCCTGAATTTTGCCAATCGGTGCGCCAGACCTTGCCCCATATCGTGCTCATCAAAGCCCTGCGGGTGCGATCGGCCGCCACCCTCGCCGAGATTGCCGCCTACACCCCGATTGTAGATCGCATTCTCTTGGATGCTTACCATCCACAGCAGTTGGGGGGCACGGGTCAACCCTTTGACTGGACGCTACTTAAAGCGTTACATATTCCTTGCCCTTGGTGGCTGGCAGGGGGCATTACACCCGAAAATTGCCGTCAGGCGATCGCCCAAACCCAACCCCAAGGGATTGACCTTGCCAGTGGGGTGGAAAGGCAGCCAGGGGTCAAGGACTTAGGGCGCGTGGCAGCGTTGCTGAGCAACCTAGGGATAAATGCAAATCATTCCCTGTACCCTGAGGGCACCCGCTTCTAG
- the typA gene encoding translational GTPase TypA has product MSLPIRNVAIIAHVDHGKTTLVDALLRQSGTFREGEDIPECVMDSNDLERERGITILAKNTAVRYKDLTINIVDTPGHADFGGEVERVLGMVEGCLLIVDANEGPMPQTRFVLRKALEKGLRPIVVVNKIDRPQAEPYKAIDKVLDLFIELGADDDQCEFPYLFASGLGGYAKTDLDEEGKDMQPLFEAIVRHIPPPVGNPDAPLQLQVTTLDYSEYLGRIVIGKIHNGTIQVGQQAALVKENGQIVKAKITKLLGFEGLKRIELDTASAGNIVAIAGFSDANIGETVTDPNNPQALPLIKVDEPTLQMTFAVNDSPFAGQEGTFVTSRQLRDRLFRELETNVALRVEETDSPDRFAVSGRGELHLGILIETMRREGYEFQVSQPQVIYREVNGQPCEPYECLVLDVPDEAVGGCIERLGQRRGEMQDMQVGGNGRTQLEFVIPARGLIGFRGEFMRLTRGEGIMNHSFLDYRPLAGEISTRRNGVLIAFEEGTATFYALKNAEDRGVFFITPGTKVYRGMIVGEHNRPQDLEINVCKTKQLTNFRSSTGDELVQLQSPVEMSLERALEYIGPDELVEVTPQSIRLRKMSRKLARR; this is encoded by the coding sequence ATGAGTCTGCCGATTCGTAATGTTGCCATTATTGCCCACGTTGACCACGGCAAAACCACCCTGGTGGATGCCCTACTGCGCCAGTCGGGTACCTTTCGCGAAGGGGAAGATATTCCCGAGTGCGTCATGGACTCCAATGATCTGGAGCGCGAGCGCGGCATTACGATTCTGGCCAAGAATACAGCGGTTCGCTACAAAGACTTGACCATTAACATTGTTGACACCCCCGGCCACGCCGATTTTGGCGGTGAAGTGGAGCGCGTCCTCGGCATGGTGGAGGGCTGTTTGCTAATTGTGGATGCCAACGAAGGGCCAATGCCCCAAACGCGGTTTGTCCTAAGAAAAGCCCTTGAGAAAGGTCTGCGACCCATTGTGGTGGTGAATAAAATTGATCGGCCCCAGGCGGAACCCTATAAGGCTATTGATAAGGTGTTGGACCTATTCATTGAGCTAGGGGCAGATGACGATCAGTGTGAGTTTCCTTATCTTTTTGCTTCGGGCTTGGGGGGCTACGCAAAAACAGATCTAGACGAGGAGGGCAAGGATATGCAGCCCCTCTTTGAAGCCATTGTCCGCCACATTCCACCGCCAGTGGGCAATCCCGATGCGCCGCTGCAACTTCAGGTGACAACCTTAGATTATTCGGAATACCTAGGGCGGATTGTCATTGGCAAGATTCACAATGGCACCATCCAAGTGGGGCAGCAGGCAGCCTTGGTCAAGGAGAATGGCCAAATTGTCAAGGCAAAAATTACCAAACTCTTGGGCTTTGAGGGACTCAAGCGAATTGAACTGGACACAGCCAGTGCGGGCAATATTGTGGCGATCGCGGGCTTTAGTGATGCCAACATTGGCGAAACCGTTACCGACCCCAACAACCCCCAAGCCCTACCCCTGATTAAGGTGGATGAACCGACCTTGCAAATGACCTTTGCTGTCAACGACTCCCCCTTTGCTGGTCAGGAGGGAACCTTTGTGACCTCGCGGCAGTTGCGCGATCGCCTGTTTCGGGAACTGGAGACCAACGTGGCCCTGCGGGTCGAAGAAACCGACTCCCCCGATCGCTTTGCCGTTTCTGGTCGGGGTGAATTGCACCTTGGTATCCTCATTGAAACGATGCGCCGTGAAGGCTACGAATTCCAAGTGTCGCAGCCACAGGTGATCTACCGTGAAGTCAATGGCCAGCCCTGCGAACCCTATGAATGCTTAGTGCTCGACGTTCCCGATGAAGCCGTTGGCGGCTGTATTGAGCGCCTCGGCCAGCGACGCGGTGAAATGCAGGATATGCAGGTGGGGGGCAATGGTCGGACCCAACTGGAGTTTGTAATTCCAGCGCGGGGTCTCATTGGTTTCCGGGGCGAGTTTATGCGCCTGACGCGCGGCGAAGGGATTATGAACCACAGCTTTTTGGACTATCGTCCCCTCGCTGGCGAGATCAGCACCCGCCGCAATGGCGTCTTAATTGCCTTTGAGGAGGGCACAGCCACCTTCTATGCCCTAAAGAACGCCGAAGATCGCGGTGTCTTTTTCATTACCCCTGGCACCAAAGTCTATAGGGGCATGATTGTCGGTGAGCACAACCGTCCCCAAGACCTTGAAATTAATGTCTGCAAAACCAAACAACTCACCAACTTCCGCTCCTCAACGGGGGATGAACTGGTGCAACTGCAATCCCCCGTGGAAATGAGCCTAGAGCGGGCCCTGGAGTACATTGGCCCCGATGAGCTGGTGGAGGTAACGCCCCAATCGATTCGACTGCGGAAAATGAGCAGGAAGCTGGCACGCCGCTAA